One genomic segment of Deltaproteobacteria bacterium includes these proteins:
- a CDS encoding FHA domain-containing protein, translating into MLESLKRLFSPSYRRGLAAEAAGELESAAEHFARAGMPALVLRVRLAHAARQEEPGRRLLLKAQALETAAGSGLDPAELREPRLRLARELLEKGEAEDRRQALALLTAAEALEEAAELHLEDGDFEQARRLLERGRHFERLEAIDRAEAERRSRESRQSEAEAEARACARQGRRREAEERWLALERDEALDPEGRARARKAREALQAERLTGRARLRAEDGRVVILVAGLPAVLGRGEESPLPLADPGVSRRHARLLREGEALWLEDLGSRNGTLIDGVPLAGRLELGPEGRFELGDAVRIRWEVGPPATLELERGLAAGSRCLFLREGEAVSLTRLFPGTGGEAVEDPAVRLRLERGRFLLEGGPALRLDHEPVEGPGAVELADGDELEWPGLRVKVSRT; encoded by the coding sequence ATGCTCGAATCCCTCAAACGCCTCTTCTCCCCCTCCTACCGCCGAGGCCTAGCCGCCGAGGCGGCCGGCGAGCTGGAGAGCGCCGCCGAGCACTTCGCCCGCGCGGGGATGCCCGCCCTGGTGCTCCGGGTCCGCCTGGCCCACGCGGCCCGGCAGGAGGAGCCGGGGCGGCGCCTGCTCCTCAAGGCCCAGGCCCTCGAGACGGCGGCGGGCTCGGGCCTGGACCCGGCCGAGCTCCGGGAGCCCCGCCTGCGCCTGGCGCGGGAGCTCCTCGAGAAGGGCGAGGCCGAGGATCGCCGGCAGGCCCTCGCCCTGCTGACCGCGGCGGAGGCGTTGGAGGAGGCGGCCGAGCTCCACCTCGAGGACGGAGACTTCGAGCAGGCCCGGAGGCTGCTGGAGCGCGGCCGGCACTTCGAGCGGCTCGAGGCGATCGACCGCGCCGAGGCCGAGCGCCGCTCGCGGGAGAGCCGCCAGAGCGAGGCCGAGGCCGAGGCGCGGGCCTGCGCGCGCCAGGGCCGCCGCCGGGAGGCCGAGGAGCGCTGGCTGGCCCTCGAGCGGGACGAGGCCCTCGATCCCGAGGGCCGCGCCCGGGCCCGGAAGGCCCGGGAGGCCCTGCAGGCGGAGCGCCTCACCGGCCGGGCCCGCCTGCGCGCGGAGGACGGGCGGGTGGTGATCCTGGTGGCGGGGCTGCCCGCGGTGCTCGGACGGGGGGAGGAGAGCCCCCTGCCCCTGGCGGACCCCGGCGTCTCGCGGCGCCACGCCCGCCTGCTGCGGGAGGGAGAGGCCCTCTGGCTGGAGGACCTGGGCAGCCGCAACGGCACCCTGATCGACGGCGTGCCCCTGGCCGGCCGGCTCGAGCTGGGTCCCGAGGGACGCTTCGAGCTGGGTGACGCCGTCCGGATCCGCTGGGAGGTGGGGCCGCCCGCCACGCTCGAGCTCGAGCGCGGCCTCGCCGCCGGCAGCCGCTGCCTCTTCCTGCGCGAGGGCGAGGCCGTGTCCCTCACCCGCCTCTTCCCCGGCACGGGCGGCGAGGCGGTCGAGGATCCGGCCGTCCGCCTGCGCCTGGAGCGGGGGCGCTTCCTCCTGGAGGGCGGCCCCGCCCTGCGGCTCGACCACGAGCCCGTGGAGGGGCCCGGGGCGGTGGAGCTGGCGGACGGCGACGAGCTGGAGTGGCCCGGCCTGCGGGTGAAGGTGAGCCGGACGTGA
- a CDS encoding AAA family ATPase produces MVEHRAKVVGGAGEGAPGIEIHALQEAIRTLSRRFLAKEEIIRLVAISAIAGEHLVVIGPPGTAKSAIIRSFAELCDAHYFEYLLTRFTEPNELFGPIDMAAFREGRYERRTEGMLPEAEIVFLDEVFKANSAILNTLLTVLNERAYTSGGKVMEVPLISVFGASNEVPNDEALDAVFDRFLLRVHADNLESYHFHRLLEAGLDLEEERVTAVAGRPRLQPVLKAEHLRRLRAELPRVMRAEASVKSTYKGLIFQLRSEGVSLSDRRAIKLFKICGASALLAGRERVTEADFAILEHAWNNLDQREIVAEAIRPVLEAYYGENPAERPLQGAASLEDLAGELTTLRERLTGGEPLPDVQLFALLGNLQDLRVALLSHGGETAESLVSEIDRMLEAVFQR; encoded by the coding sequence ATGGTCGAGCACCGCGCGAAAGTCGTCGGAGGGGCGGGGGAGGGCGCCCCCGGGATCGAGATCCACGCCCTCCAGGAGGCCATCCGCACCCTGAGCCGGCGCTTCCTGGCGAAGGAGGAGATCATCCGGCTGGTCGCCATCTCCGCCATCGCCGGCGAGCACCTCGTGGTCATCGGGCCCCCCGGGACCGCCAAGAGCGCCATCATCCGCTCCTTCGCCGAGCTCTGCGACGCGCACTACTTCGAGTACCTCCTCACCCGCTTCACCGAGCCCAACGAGCTCTTCGGCCCCATCGACATGGCGGCCTTCCGCGAGGGCCGCTACGAGCGGCGCACCGAGGGGATGCTGCCCGAGGCCGAAATCGTCTTCCTCGACGAGGTCTTCAAGGCTAACTCGGCGATCCTCAACACCCTGCTGACCGTGCTCAACGAGCGGGCCTACACCAGCGGCGGCAAGGTGATGGAGGTGCCCCTGATCTCGGTCTTCGGGGCCTCGAACGAGGTGCCCAACGACGAGGCCCTCGACGCGGTCTTCGACCGATTCCTCCTGCGGGTCCACGCCGACAACCTCGAGAGCTACCACTTCCACCGCCTCCTCGAGGCCGGCCTCGACCTGGAGGAGGAGCGGGTGACGGCCGTCGCCGGCCGGCCGCGCCTGCAGCCGGTCCTGAAGGCCGAGCACCTGCGTCGCCTGCGGGCCGAGCTGCCGCGGGTGATGCGGGCCGAGGCCTCGGTGAAGAGCACCTACAAGGGCCTCATCTTCCAGCTGCGCAGCGAGGGCGTGAGCCTCTCGGATCGTCGGGCGATCAAGCTCTTCAAGATCTGCGGCGCCAGCGCGCTGCTCGCCGGGCGCGAGCGGGTGACCGAGGCCGACTTCGCCATCCTCGAGCACGCCTGGAACAACCTCGACCAGCGCGAGATCGTCGCCGAGGCGATCCGCCCCGTGCTCGAGGCCTACTACGGTGAGAACCCCGCCGAGCGGCCCCTGCAGGGCGCGGCCTCCCTCGAGGATCTCGCCGGCGAGCTGACCACCCTGCGCGAGCGCCTCACCGGGGGCGAGCCCCTCCCGGACGTGCAGCTCTTCGCCCTGCTCGGCAACCTGCA